A single Parabacteroides timonensis DNA region contains:
- a CDS encoding sensor histidine kinase, translating into MLNRRLHRIIVGGITGIVLSSVIGAWLLISQTSLFFAFVCVCVIIALAIMLVRKMEKTNRQLESFFSAINNNDFNAHFAEKKDDKFLNGLFREMNRIIIQFDNNHTELEERRFYYESIIRVLTHEIRNSITPIASLSADLIKYSDEYGKEGMVDGLQTINQQVQQLNTFLNAYHRLTHLPDPVKTKVEIHALFDKLYRLLNSEQGSENIRYISPKNVEILLDPNLITLALINLIRNSLQATAHNPEPQIQVEAGRNATSLFIQVTDNGEGIPPNRQEDIFTPFYSTKKEGSGIGLPLSRRIMQLHGGELNVNSVPGEKTVFRMTFSEHL; encoded by the coding sequence ATGCTGAATCGCAGATTACACCGGATCATTGTTGGTGGGATAACAGGAATTGTGTTATCCTCGGTTATAGGTGCGTGGCTTTTGATCAGCCAGACTTCCCTTTTCTTTGCTTTTGTTTGTGTTTGCGTAATCATAGCGCTGGCTATTATGTTGGTGAGGAAAATGGAGAAAACCAATCGTCAGTTGGAGAGTTTTTTCAGTGCGATCAATAACAACGATTTCAACGCTCATTTCGCGGAAAAGAAGGATGACAAATTCCTGAACGGATTGTTTCGTGAAATGAACCGGATTATAATACAATTCGATAATAACCACACCGAACTGGAAGAGCGACGGTTTTATTACGAAAGTATTATCCGAGTACTGACACATGAGATCAGAAATTCTATTACACCCATAGCATCTTTATCAGCCGACCTAATCAAATATAGCGATGAATATGGAAAAGAAGGGATGGTCGACGGACTACAAACCATTAACCAACAGGTACAACAACTGAATACTTTTCTGAATGCATATCACCGGTTAACCCATCTACCTGATCCGGTTAAGACAAAAGTTGAGATACATGCTTTATTCGATAAGCTTTACCGGTTACTGAACTCGGAACAAGGTAGTGAGAACATCCGTTATATTTCACCGAAAAATGTGGAAATCCTACTTGATCCTAATTTAATCACCTTGGCATTGATCAATCTTATCCGCAACTCCCTGCAGGCTACCGCACATAATCCGGAACCACAGATCCAGGTAGAAGCGGGAAGAAACGCAACATCTTTATTCATACAAGTAACCGATAACGGGGAAGGCATTCCACCGAACCGGCAGGAAGATATATTTACCCCATTTTACTCAACAAAGAAGGAAGGAAGCGGAATCGGACTTCCACTATCCCGCCGTATTATGCAACTTCACGGTGGGGAACTTAACGTAAACTCAGTCCCAGGCGAGAAAACGGTATTCCGCATGACGTTTTCTGAGCATTTATAG
- a CDS encoding ABC transporter permease: MKSISFKIIFRSWWRNKTFTIISVLSLAVGIACTNLLAAFVIHEYNIESDNPNKDRMVVVKQTISGAGMTAFNMVSRDITSQLLEHVPELDKGCRVHPYFMVSYCKVGENFFKDIKVIESDSTFLSFFPQEIVRGSFNDALLGPDRIVLTESSSKRLFGESDPIGESVQILFGPSDFGDEKGLLTFTVSAVVKDNSQSAFGFDVLFFDDPSPALNFFLLKKNVSVSDLQAKTENLILQRNDGKDFKNEFLTIRQACFDTVSIPSSLKKPNTTLLFIALFSAILILVIACFNYINLSFSRVFKQLYSMHVQKLMGAGSGQLSIQLFADTFMTVGLGFLIAQLIQFDLLGLMNRIMSIQVSVNFLYSNQMLPVTFGFILLLACIPALYMSRRLPEMSISMYNNFYRGKVRRRIITSLAVAQFAISFILIIGNFSVRQQISLLYGKAENYKDIYTFSVGDNKTSLLQLKENISLIPGVQAATLSNETYEWPISEFAPDGSYESYTSEDGGEEMIEVMGYKLLQGLPWKEAIKRYPHPVYLNQTWAQSLFPNGEIPIGGLVKEYEPRLKDRPPFGDDYVIAGVVEDYFKLNISNSLETPIDKGIISYTKDGVKLHVRIAPDNTSAIKQIYGEWNKLNPGQYLEHESLYNKVLGNNKKLFELFDLLMMYSVISILLTCFGLFGMALYAIEQRTKEIGIRKVNGSTTWQIMKLLNTQFIIWIGIAFVIAVPVTWWMISKWMENIVYRADFSIWTYILSLFIVVGITLLTVSWHSFRAASGNPIKALRDE, translated from the coding sequence ATGAAGAGTATTTCATTTAAAATCATCTTTCGAAGCTGGTGGCGCAATAAAACATTTACCATTATCTCTGTCCTTAGTCTGGCGGTCGGTATTGCTTGTACCAATTTATTGGCTGCTTTCGTTATTCATGAGTACAATATAGAATCGGATAATCCGAATAAGGACAGGATGGTAGTGGTTAAGCAGACCATTTCGGGGGCAGGAATGACTGCTTTTAATATGGTTTCACGGGATATTACTTCTCAATTGCTTGAACATGTTCCGGAATTAGATAAGGGATGCCGCGTTCATCCTTATTTTATGGTTAGTTATTGTAAGGTAGGGGAGAACTTCTTCAAAGATATCAAGGTAATAGAGTCTGATAGTACTTTTCTTTCGTTCTTTCCTCAGGAAATAGTAAGAGGGAGTTTTAACGATGCCCTGCTTGGTCCGGATCGGATAGTTCTGACAGAATCTTCTTCTAAACGTTTATTCGGCGAAAGTGATCCGATAGGAGAATCCGTTCAGATTTTATTCGGACCAAGTGATTTCGGTGATGAAAAAGGCCTGTTAACTTTTACAGTTTCCGCAGTTGTAAAAGATAATAGCCAGTCAGCCTTTGGATTTGATGTTTTGTTTTTTGATGATCCTTCTCCGGCGTTAAACTTCTTTCTGCTTAAAAAGAATGTCTCTGTGTCTGATCTGCAGGCTAAAACAGAGAACCTGATTCTTCAAAGAAACGATGGCAAAGATTTTAAGAATGAATTCCTTACTATCAGGCAGGCTTGTTTTGATACAGTTTCAATCCCATCGTCTCTGAAGAAGCCTAATACGACTTTGCTGTTTATCGCTCTTTTTTCAGCTATTCTGATATTGGTTATCGCTTGCTTTAATTATATAAATCTAAGCTTTTCCCGTGTCTTTAAGCAATTATATTCCATGCACGTGCAAAAGTTGATGGGAGCGGGAAGCGGACAATTAAGTATACAATTGTTTGCCGATACATTTATGACGGTAGGTCTCGGTTTTCTGATTGCACAATTGATACAGTTCGATCTACTGGGATTAATGAATCGCATCATGTCTATTCAGGTGTCGGTTAACTTCTTGTACAGCAACCAGATGTTGCCGGTTACGTTCGGCTTCATTCTTCTTCTGGCATGTATTCCGGCTTTGTATATGAGCAGGCGTTTACCGGAAATGTCGATTTCTATGTATAACAACTTTTACCGGGGAAAAGTAAGACGACGCATTATCACTTCGCTGGCCGTTGCCCAGTTCGCTATCTCTTTCATTCTGATAATCGGAAACTTTTCCGTACGGCAACAGATATCGCTTTTATATGGTAAAGCTGAAAACTATAAAGATATTTATACTTTCTCGGTGGGTGACAATAAAACTTCCCTGTTACAGTTAAAAGAAAATATTTCCCTTATTCCAGGCGTACAAGCTGCGACATTGAGCAATGAGACGTATGAATGGCCTATCAGTGAGTTTGCACCGGATGGAAGCTATGAATCTTATACTTCTGAAGATGGAGGAGAAGAAATGATAGAGGTTATGGGATATAAACTGTTACAAGGGTTACCCTGGAAAGAGGCTATAAAACGATATCCGCATCCGGTCTATCTGAACCAAACCTGGGCCCAAAGCTTGTTCCCGAATGGAGAGATTCCTATTGGCGGTCTTGTAAAAGAATATGAGCCCAGGTTGAAAGATCGTCCTCCTTTCGGTGACGATTATGTGATTGCAGGAGTGGTTGAAGATTATTTTAAACTGAATATATCCAATAGTCTTGAAACGCCTATTGATAAGGGGATCATCAGTTACACCAAAGATGGAGTTAAGCTTCATGTCCGTATCGCCCCCGACAATACTTCAGCTATCAAACAAATCTATGGGGAATGGAATAAGCTTAATCCTGGACAATATCTGGAACATGAGAGTCTGTATAATAAAGTGTTGGGTAATAATAAAAAACTTTTTGAGTTGTTCGATCTGTTAATGATGTATTCTGTTATCAGTATCTTGCTAACCTGTTTTGGACTTTTTGGTATGGCATTGTATGCTATTGAGCAGCGTACAAAGGAGATCGGAATCCGAAAAGTAAATGGTTCGACTACATGGCAGATCATGAAGCTGCTTAATACCCAGTTTATTATATGGATCGGAATAGCATTTGTCATTGCCGTTCCTGTTACCTGGTGGATGATCAGTAAATGGATGGAAAATATTGTTTACCGGGCTGACTTCAGCATCTGGACTTATATTTTGTCGTTATTTATTGTAGTGGGTATCACATTGCTTACCGTAAGCTGGCATAGTTTCAGAGCTGCATCCGGAAATCCGATAAAGGCTTTGAGGGACGAGTAA
- a CDS encoding phage holin family protein — MENYTDKFLFGLIEFFAWAKWLFFLALVLTLGDLKFGIAASQYRKDPIKRSRAVRRTMDKITSYIIWVVMAYSFGQAFGKPFGIDLLPLIILLVIYGVELESIYVNYFAARGKHVKVKFLNFFGKKTDIIEIESDKNETDK; from the coding sequence ATGGAGAACTACACAGATAAATTCCTTTTTGGGCTGATTGAGTTTTTTGCTTGGGCGAAATGGCTTTTCTTCCTGGCTTTAGTCTTAACGTTGGGTGATCTGAAATTTGGTATTGCAGCATCCCAATATCGAAAAGACCCTATCAAACGGTCAAGGGCAGTCCGACGTACAATGGATAAGATCACTAGTTATATCATTTGGGTTGTAATGGCTTATTCCTTTGGTCAAGCGTTTGGTAAACCTTTTGGAATCGACTTGTTACCTCTTATAATCCTGCTGGTTATATATGGGGTTGAATTGGAAAGTATATATGTTAATTACTTTGCGGCACGTGGTAAACACGTAAAAGTAAAGTTCTTAAATTTCTTTGGAAAGAAAACGGATATAATAGAAATAGAAAGTGATAAAAATGAGACAGATAAATAA
- a CDS encoding winged helix DNA-binding domain-containing protein translates to MITDIRLRSQQLLKPEFKDPRDLVSWMGGMQAQDYPRAKWALGVRLKSATSRTVDEAIRQGDILRTHVMRPTWHFVTSEDIRWMLKLSSQRIITACNSFARSNGIDIPESLYTKANDHFCKILEGNNHLTKQELGDEMVKAGIIPDPAAVGYLITRAEQEGVICSGNDKEGKFTHALLDERAPMAKELPREEALALLARKYFRSHSPATLDDFVWWSGLSLTEARQAVALIGSELVEDKFASQSFFVHQQWKKRMRSSDVLHFLPPYDEYLISYKDRTAAMDKEHHPKAFNNFGIFYPVILHNGRIVGNWKKTVRRGEIFIETSFFEECRKPDNEQIEKAADRYKHFVI, encoded by the coding sequence ATGATTACCGATATCCGTTTGCGAAGTCAGCAGTTGTTGAAGCCTGAGTTCAAAGACCCGAGGGATCTTGTGTCGTGGATGGGAGGCATGCAGGCACAGGATTATCCGAGAGCGAAATGGGCACTTGGTGTCAGGTTGAAATCTGCTACGAGTCGGACGGTAGACGAGGCTATCCGGCAAGGGGATATCCTTCGTACTCATGTGATGCGTCCGACATGGCATTTTGTGACTTCCGAGGATATCCGGTGGATGTTGAAACTGTCGTCGCAACGGATTATAACTGCATGTAACTCATTTGCTAGAAGTAATGGAATAGACATACCGGAAAGCCTGTATACAAAAGCTAATGACCATTTTTGTAAGATACTGGAAGGAAATAATCATCTTACTAAACAGGAATTGGGAGATGAAATGGTAAAGGCCGGTATTATTCCCGATCCTGCCGCAGTGGGTTATCTGATAACGAGGGCCGAGCAGGAAGGGGTTATTTGCAGTGGTAATGACAAAGAGGGCAAATTTACACATGCATTATTGGATGAACGGGCGCCTATGGCAAAAGAGTTACCGCGGGAGGAAGCGCTGGCTTTATTAGCCAGGAAATATTTCAGGAGCCATTCGCCTGCTACTCTGGATGATTTTGTGTGGTGGTCCGGGTTGTCGCTCACTGAAGCCCGCCAGGCTGTGGCATTGATCGGTTCGGAATTGGTTGAGGATAAATTCGCTTCTCAAAGCTTTTTTGTTCATCAACAGTGGAAAAAAAGGATGAGAAGCAGTGACGTGTTACATTTCTTACCGCCTTATGATGAATATCTGATCAGCTATAAGGATCGTACGGCAGCAATGGATAAAGAGCATCATCCTAAGGCTTTTAATAACTTTGGTATATTTTATCCGGTTATCTTGCACAATGGAAGAATTGTCGGAAACTGGAAAAAGACGGTAAGGAGAGGGGAGATCTTCATTGAAACTTCTTTCTTCGAAGAGTGCCGTAAGCCGGATAATGAGCAGATTGAAAAGGCAGCCGACAGATACAAACATTTTGTAATTTGA
- a CDS encoding 5' nucleotidase, NT5C type produces MKTQILVDMDGVLADVYSQFIAFEYRDSGVRLDREAMSGKTEEESFPSFDKHVRSSGFFRTAPVIANSIEGLKYLNDKYNVLIVSSATEFPASLHEKQEWLNEHYPFITWQQMIFCGRKDSIKGDIMIDDHPKNLLSFTGKRILFTQPHNMYVPDANYQRVSSWKEVMQIL; encoded by the coding sequence ATGAAGACGCAGATTTTAGTAGACATGGATGGAGTACTGGCAGATGTTTATTCTCAGTTTATAGCTTTTGAATATAGGGATTCCGGTGTCCGGTTGGATCGGGAAGCGATGTCTGGAAAAACAGAGGAAGAATCTTTTCCTTCATTTGACAAACATGTGAGGAGTTCCGGCTTTTTTCGAACGGCTCCTGTAATAGCAAACAGTATAGAGGGATTGAAGTATTTGAATGATAAATATAACGTATTGATTGTCTCTTCTGCAACGGAATTTCCCGCAAGTTTACATGAGAAGCAGGAATGGTTGAATGAGCATTATCCATTTATAACCTGGCAACAGATGATTTTTTGTGGTCGTAAGGATAGTATAAAAGGGGATATCATGATTGACGATCATCCGAAAAATCTCTTGTCTTTCACAGGAAAAAGAATATTATTTACCCAACCACATAATATGTATGTGCCGGATGCGAATTACCAAAGGGTATCAAGCTGGAAGGAAGTTATGCAGATACTCTGA
- a CDS encoding MBL fold metallo-hydrolase: MMKLTVLVDNNTFIDQYYLGEPAVCYYIEDCETKILLDAGYSDAYIRNADALGIDLSQVSTIAFSHGHDDHTRGLQYFPYRNSSGRIRIVAHPDTFKERVAGDISIGSPLSEASLKDKYELTLSKTPVRLSEHLIFLGEIPSLNDFEQRKSFGVLKDAETECEDFVADDTALVYKEEDGLFIITGCSHSGICNIIEYAKRVCGDDRIVGVIGGFHLFEVSDQLRGTVDYFQKNQIKELYPCHCVSFAAKAEIHKSIPIYEVGVGLCIEI; the protein is encoded by the coding sequence ATGATGAAGCTGACAGTTTTAGTAGACAATAACACATTTATTGATCAATATTACCTCGGAGAACCTGCTGTTTGCTATTATATAGAAGACTGTGAAACGAAAATCCTGCTGGATGCCGGCTATTCGGATGCGTATATCCGTAATGCGGACGCATTGGGTATCGATCTTTCTCAGGTTTCCACCATTGCATTTTCCCATGGTCATGATGATCATACCAGGGGACTTCAGTATTTTCCCTACCGGAATTCTTCTGGCAGGATCAGGATCGTCGCACATCCGGATACTTTTAAAGAACGGGTAGCCGGAGATATATCGATTGGTTCACCTTTGTCGGAGGCCAGTTTGAAGGATAAATATGAATTGACCTTGTCGAAAACACCTGTCCGGCTAAGTGAACATCTTATTTTTCTTGGTGAAATACCTTCTTTGAATGATTTTGAACAGCGAAAGTCTTTTGGCGTATTGAAAGATGCCGAAACGGAATGTGAAGACTTTGTTGCGGATGATACTGCTTTGGTTTATAAAGAGGAAGATGGTCTATTCATTATTACGGGATGTTCCCATAGTGGAATATGTAATATTATTGAATATGCCAAACGGGTATGTGGGGACGACCGGATAGTAGGGGTGATCGGAGGTTTCCATCTGTTTGAAGTTTCTGATCAATTAAGAGGAACGGTCGATTATTTCCAAAAGAATCAAATTAAAGAACTATATCCCTGTCATTGTGTTTCTTTTGCTGCCAAAGCCGAAATACACAAAAGCATACCGATATATGAGGTCGGTGTCGGTTTGTGTATCGAAATATAA
- a CDS encoding N-acetylmuramoyl-L-alanine amidase — protein MRQINKIIVHCTASREGQPLTVADIDKMHQAHGWNGIGYHYVVYADGSVHKGRPVEKAGAHVSGHNADSIGICYVGGLDGSGNPKDTRTKAQKAAIRELVNELCRKYPNVIEVRGHRDYSPDLNGNGVIEPFEWLKACPCFDVQSEFTSFLPNVNVKP, from the coding sequence ATGAGACAGATAAATAAAATCATAGTACATTGTACTGCATCACGTGAGGGGCAACCCCTAACAGTTGCAGATATTGATAAAATGCACCAGGCACACGGATGGAACGGTATCGGCTATCATTACGTAGTTTATGCCGATGGATCAGTTCATAAAGGGCGACCAGTGGAGAAAGCCGGGGCACACGTTTCAGGGCACAATGCGGACAGTATAGGCATTTGTTATGTCGGTGGACTGGATGGTTCAGGAAACCCCAAAGACACCCGCACCAAAGCGCAAAAGGCTGCTATCCGTGAATTAGTAAATGAATTGTGCCGGAAGTATCCGAACGTTATAGAAGTAAGGGGGCATCGGGATTATTCACCAGACTTGAATGGTAACGGTGTGATTGAACCTTTTGAATGGTTAAAAGCTTGCCCCTGCTTTGACGTACAGAGTGAATTTACTTCGTTCCTACCTAATGTAAATGTAAAACCATGA
- a CDS encoding DeoR/GlpR family DNA-binding transcription regulator: protein MLKEERQQYILNRINQNYRIYITALSAELGVSDDTLRRDLTELDERGLLTKVHGGAIAKSGIPIEFTDRLNTRIPAKQQMAAKVIPMFRSGDILLIDGGTSNLEVARKIPLNMELTVYTNSFPIVNALLNHPKLELIFLGGKVFPSSQVTVGVSVFQALQTIRPNWLVLGISDVHPQQGLTAPDREEAMMKRLMIERAQKRIILADGYKLNTAEAYSVASLGDIDYLVTEDCKIDYIKQHWPKGDYIVL from the coding sequence ATGCTAAAAGAGGAAAGACAGCAATACATATTAAACCGCATAAATCAAAATTACCGGATCTATATCACTGCATTAAGTGCTGAACTGGGAGTATCAGACGACACCTTGCGCCGCGACTTGACGGAGTTGGACGAACGCGGATTATTGACCAAAGTACATGGAGGGGCCATTGCTAAATCCGGTATACCGATAGAGTTTACAGATAGATTAAATACTAGAATTCCAGCCAAGCAGCAAATGGCAGCTAAAGTAATCCCGATGTTCCGGTCAGGAGATATCCTATTAATAGACGGAGGAACCTCTAATCTGGAAGTAGCCCGGAAAATACCTTTAAATATGGAGCTAACGGTTTATACCAATAGCTTCCCGATAGTTAATGCGCTTCTGAACCATCCCAAACTGGAACTGATATTCCTCGGAGGAAAAGTATTTCCTTCTTCCCAGGTCACAGTCGGCGTATCTGTATTTCAGGCCTTACAGACCATACGCCCTAACTGGTTAGTTTTAGGCATCAGCGACGTACATCCTCAACAGGGATTAACAGCTCCGGACAGGGAAGAGGCGATGATGAAGCGACTGATGATAGAGCGCGCCCAGAAAAGGATCATATTGGCTGACGGTTACAAACTAAATACAGCAGAAGCATATAGTGTTGCATCCCTGGGAGATATAGATTACTTGGTAACTGAAGACTGCAAAATCGATTATATCAAACAACATTGGCCCAAGGGAGATTATATCGTTTTATGA
- a CDS encoding MBL fold metallo-hydrolase — protein sequence MQNTELIILGTGNATVTRCYNTCFALKRDNEILLVDAGGGNGILSQLEKANIPLSDIHEIFVTHAHTDHILGVIWMIRMIAQQMNKGKYDGILKVYGHDKVMEVLTTICQLTLPKKILAHINKDIQLCEVHHADTFPSIGMNFQCFDIGSTKEKQYGFRTILPDGKSFVCLGDEPYNEANCSFVEGADWMLSEAFCLYEDKDRFNPYEKHHSTALDAGKLAQQLRVKNLLLYHTEDKTISTRREKYTTETKLHFSGNVFVPDDLEIITL from the coding sequence ATGCAGAATACAGAACTGATCATACTGGGAACAGGCAATGCTACTGTTACCCGATGCTATAATACCTGCTTTGCTCTGAAACGGGACAATGAGATTTTATTGGTAGATGCCGGTGGAGGAAATGGTATTCTATCTCAGTTAGAAAAGGCAAATATTCCTCTCTCCGATATCCATGAGATATTTGTCACCCACGCTCATACTGATCATATCCTGGGAGTAATCTGGATGATCCGCATGATTGCCCAGCAAATGAACAAAGGAAAATACGATGGGATACTAAAGGTATACGGACATGACAAAGTAATGGAAGTCCTGACAACGATCTGCCAATTGACGTTGCCCAAAAAGATTCTCGCACATATCAATAAAGACATTCAATTATGCGAAGTTCATCATGCCGATACTTTTCCTTCTATCGGTATGAACTTTCAATGTTTCGATATAGGCTCTACTAAAGAGAAACAATACGGATTCCGTACTATATTACCCGATGGTAAAAGCTTTGTCTGCCTGGGAGATGAACCATACAACGAAGCAAACTGCTCCTTTGTAGAAGGAGCAGACTGGATGCTTTCCGAAGCTTTTTGCCTATACGAAGACAAAGATAGATTCAATCCTTACGAAAAGCACCACAGTACCGCATTAGATGCCGGCAAACTGGCTCAACAATTGAGAGTCAAAAATTTACTGCTATACCATACGGAGGATAAGACTATTTCCACACGCCGGGAGAAATACACAACCGAAACTAAGCTACATTTCTCCGGAAATGTTTTCGTGCCGGATGATTTAGAGATAATTACATTATAG
- a CDS encoding site-specific integrase has protein sequence MKVGFYLDNAKKDISALRAIVRHKGQRYIISIGESVITKYWNENKYRCRTSREYPEASHINTRLDDWTDLIEEAINSFGLVIPTKKMVKDKVDEVLRNRNIEAGGVIENEDEQYLVSFAIKYRAESNKSKNTKKSYQTTINKLIEFEKLFKTKLRFIDIDINFYNKFNKWLLNSTFIKGGDEVHYTKNYIGTMFKNISKFMTASQGKIHEFTGYKDAEFKVEAEETDAIYLTLEEIQKIYNLEITEELLKKNEYRNKNLKTTIKSLNEERDRFLFGCFTALRHSDYSRLDSLHFKDNIIRIWTVKRDKKVYVPMHYQLRELLKRRNNILPASISDQKHNKQIKAIGKLAGINEEVILSKTRGGKRIETVKLKYEFITSHTARRSGATNMYLAGVDLKFIQDILGHSKIEQTISYIKVSAEDNAKRLVNHPYFSGKQSEKDALLE, from the coding sequence ATGAAAGTAGGTTTTTATTTAGATAACGCAAAGAAAGATATATCTGCACTCCGTGCTATAGTTCGGCACAAGGGACAAAGATACATTATTTCTATTGGTGAAAGCGTAATCACCAAATATTGGAATGAAAATAAGTATAGATGTCGTACATCACGGGAGTACCCGGAAGCCTCTCATATTAATACCAGACTTGATGATTGGACTGATCTGATCGAAGAAGCTATTAATAGTTTTGGACTGGTTATTCCTACAAAAAAGATGGTGAAGGATAAGGTTGATGAAGTTCTTAGAAACCGTAACATTGAAGCTGGTGGTGTAATTGAAAATGAAGATGAACAATACCTTGTTTCCTTTGCTATCAAATACCGAGCAGAATCAAACAAAAGCAAGAACACCAAAAAAAGTTATCAAACTACAATAAACAAGCTGATCGAGTTTGAAAAACTGTTTAAGACAAAGCTAAGATTTATTGACATAGATATTAACTTTTACAACAAATTCAATAAATGGCTTCTGAATAGTACCTTTATCAAAGGTGGTGATGAGGTACATTATACTAAGAACTATATAGGTACTATGTTTAAAAATATATCTAAGTTTATGACTGCATCCCAAGGTAAGATACATGAATTTACCGGATATAAAGATGCTGAATTCAAGGTTGAGGCAGAAGAAACCGATGCCATATATCTTACCTTGGAAGAAATACAGAAAATTTATAATTTGGAAATAACAGAAGAGTTATTGAAAAAGAATGAATACCGGAATAAAAATCTAAAAACTACTATTAAATCGTTGAACGAAGAAAGGGATCGTTTCCTTTTTGGTTGTTTTACAGCACTTAGGCACTCCGATTATTCACGATTGGATTCTTTGCACTTCAAGGATAATATCATTCGTATATGGACTGTGAAAAGGGATAAGAAAGTATATGTTCCAATGCACTACCAACTTAGGGAATTATTAAAACGAAGGAATAATATCTTACCTGCATCTATATCTGACCAAAAGCACAATAAGCAGATCAAAGCCATTGGTAAGTTGGCAGGAATCAATGAAGAAGTTATTCTTTCCAAAACAAGGGGGGGGAAACGTATTGAAACCGTAAAACTGAAATATGAATTTATTACTTCCCATACTGCTAGACGTTCAGGGGCTACAAATATGTACCTGGCTGGTGTGGATTTGAAATTTATACAGGATATTCTTGGACACTCTAAGATTGAACAAACTATATCTTATATCAAAGTTTCGGCAGAAGATAATGCAAAACGCTTGGTGAATCATCCATATTTCAGTGGGAAACAATCAGAAAAGGATGCTTTGCTGGAATGA